A genome region from Nocardia sp. NBC_00565 includes the following:
- a CDS encoding response regulator — protein sequence MKTGMRILVASPLGKVIAPTLIRELSDPVVTVAVDRREVQNAITATYRFDVVIADLVWNNPALEFSFDGLDVVNMLAAADRLAPILIATQGHSMEQDLLDEARLRPEVAGVYAKSSGVATLLTAIHDAAIGQRSIADAAQNTVAPLYALFDGQRGSTSGRLAGAIAAGRASDAPTLARAAQVGINTANKVTSTYLGPIIQQRGEHDPEIPMTLGAVYRWCGLHARYLTSWCRRNGHDDVLLPKYRADTG from the coding sequence ATGAAGACGGGAATGCGGATTCTGGTGGCGTCACCATTGGGGAAGGTGATCGCTCCGACGTTGATCCGAGAACTTTCCGATCCGGTCGTCACGGTCGCAGTCGACAGGCGGGAGGTGCAGAACGCGATCACCGCGACCTACCGGTTCGATGTCGTCATCGCGGATCTGGTCTGGAACAACCCCGCACTGGAGTTCTCCTTCGATGGTCTCGATGTGGTGAACATGCTGGCGGCGGCGGATCGGCTCGCCCCGATTCTCATTGCGACACAAGGTCATTCGATGGAGCAGGATCTCTTGGACGAGGCACGGCTGCGCCCCGAAGTCGCCGGTGTCTACGCGAAGTCCTCCGGTGTCGCCACCCTGCTGACCGCCATACACGACGCCGCCATCGGCCAACGGTCCATAGCCGATGCCGCGCAGAACACCGTTGCGCCCTTGTACGCGCTCTTCGATGGGCAGCGGGGCTCCACGTCGGGCCGGCTAGCCGGTGCGATCGCCGCGGGCCGAGCCTCCGATGCGCCGACGCTGGCCAGAGCCGCCCAAGTCGGCATCAACACGGCCAACAAGGTGACCAGTACCTACCTCGGCCCGATCATTCAACAACGCGGCGAACACGATCCAGAGATACCCATGACACTCGGCGCCGTCTATCGCTGGTGTGGGCTGCACGCCCGATATCTGACCAGTTGGTGCCGGCGGAACGGCCACGACGATGTGTTGCTGCCGAAATACCGGGCAGATACCGGGTGA
- a CDS encoding LLM class F420-dependent oxidoreductase, with protein sequence MTRPVRIGVQLQPQHAPDYGLLRDAVLRAEDVGVDIAFNWDHFYPLTGDPNGAHFECWTMLGAWAEQTERIEIGALVTGGGYRNPDLLADMARTVDHISDGRLILGIGAGWFQKDYDEYGYDFGTPGTRLALLKENMARLTARLKKLNPPPTRDIPILIGGGGEKKTLRLVAEYADVWHTFADLDVLAHKNKVLAEHCAAVGTDQARIERSVQWPGAEQAATLVAAGVTLFTIGISGPKYDFSEVERAVRWRDEINPEPVSGLA encoded by the coding sequence ATGACCCGACCGGTTCGAATCGGTGTACAGCTGCAACCCCAGCATGCCCCCGACTACGGACTCCTGCGTGACGCCGTATTGCGGGCCGAAGACGTGGGCGTCGATATCGCCTTCAACTGGGACCACTTCTATCCCCTGACCGGCGACCCGAACGGCGCGCATTTCGAATGCTGGACCATGCTCGGCGCCTGGGCCGAGCAGACCGAGCGCATCGAGATCGGCGCACTTGTCACCGGCGGCGGCTACCGCAATCCGGACCTGCTCGCTGATATGGCGCGCACCGTCGACCACATCAGCGACGGCCGACTCATCCTCGGCATCGGCGCCGGGTGGTTCCAGAAGGACTACGACGAGTACGGCTACGACTTCGGTACGCCCGGGACCAGGCTTGCGCTCCTGAAGGAGAACATGGCCCGGCTCACCGCTCGGCTGAAGAAACTGAATCCACCGCCGACCCGGGATATCCCGATCCTGATCGGCGGCGGCGGTGAGAAGAAGACACTGCGGTTGGTCGCGGAGTACGCCGACGTGTGGCACACCTTCGCCGATCTCGACGTGCTCGCGCACAAGAACAAGGTGCTCGCCGAGCACTGCGCGGCGGTGGGTACCGATCAGGCGCGGATCGAGCGCTCGGTGCAGTGGCCGGGTGCGGAGCAGGCCGCGACCTTGGTGGCGGCGGGGGTGACGCTGTTCACCATCGGCATCAGCGGTCCGAAGTACGACTTCAGTGAGGTCGAGCGCGCGGTCCGCTGGCGCGATGAGATCAATCCGGAACCGGTCAGCGGCCTGGCCTGA
- a CDS encoding ABC transporter substrate-binding protein/permease gives MAVLPAVRSRALMAVVLLAVGLAATACGSGDDSSSDRNQCAPPGLSAASAAPTNLGSAASAGEDRYTTANTQPLSAIDTSKLRLLTPGKLSVGTLSDAPPSICLNPTGTFTGFDNELLRAIGAKLGLQVEFSGTEFAPLLSQVSSGRFDIGSSNITTTAERRERVGFTNGYDFGYFSLVVANGSAIKGFSDLGRGTRIAVVQGTVQDDYVVNQLHLDPVKFPDYATAYANLKSGQVDAWVAPSAQAEGQVKPGDGTSVIQNTFSLDNFVGYAVAKNNQPLIDALNSGLDAVIADGTYAKLYADWVPRQLPPGWKPGSKAALAPQLPDFAAIVAEKKPTDDAQSAPKSTVQQLKETFFDWSLYRKAFPDLFKTGLPNTLILALVSGVLGTVLGMLLAVAGISRTRWLRWPARVYTDIFRGLPAVVIILIIGLGIGPVVRSITGNNPYWLGAIALALLASAYIGEIFRSGIQSVEAGQLEAARAIGFGYRQAMTLVVIPQGVRRVLPALMNQFIALIKDSSLIYFLGLLATQRELFAVGRDLNAQTGNLSPLVAAGLVYLLLTIPLTHLVNYIDHRMRTGRPDQPIDQVEAATITEGRG, from the coding sequence ATGGCTGTTCTGCCCGCTGTGCGGTCTCGTGCGTTGATGGCCGTCGTATTGCTCGCCGTCGGCCTCGCGGCCACGGCGTGCGGTTCCGGCGACGACTCCTCATCCGACCGGAACCAGTGCGCGCCACCCGGGCTGAGTGCGGCCTCGGCGGCGCCGACGAATCTCGGTTCGGCGGCCTCGGCGGGCGAGGATCGGTACACCACGGCAAACACCCAGCCGCTGTCCGCGATCGACACCAGCAAACTGCGGCTGCTGACCCCGGGCAAGCTGAGCGTCGGCACGTTGAGCGACGCACCGCCGAGTATCTGCTTGAATCCGACCGGTACGTTCACCGGCTTCGACAACGAACTGCTGCGCGCGATCGGCGCGAAACTCGGTTTGCAGGTGGAGTTCTCGGGCACCGAGTTCGCACCGCTGCTCTCGCAGGTGTCCAGCGGCCGCTTCGATATCGGCTCGTCGAACATCACCACCACCGCCGAGCGTCGCGAGCGGGTCGGCTTCACCAACGGCTACGACTTCGGCTACTTCTCCCTGGTCGTCGCCAATGGCAGTGCAATCAAGGGCTTTTCGGATCTGGGCCGCGGCACCAGGATCGCCGTCGTGCAGGGCACGGTGCAGGACGACTATGTGGTCAACCAGCTGCATCTGGACCCGGTGAAGTTTCCGGACTACGCGACCGCCTACGCGAATCTGAAGTCCGGGCAGGTGGACGCCTGGGTGGCGCCGTCGGCGCAGGCCGAGGGCCAGGTCAAGCCGGGCGATGGCACCTCGGTCATACAGAACACCTTCAGCCTGGACAACTTCGTCGGCTACGCCGTTGCCAAGAACAACCAGCCGCTGATCGACGCGCTCAACAGCGGTCTGGACGCGGTCATCGCCGACGGCACCTACGCCAAGCTCTACGCGGACTGGGTGCCACGGCAGCTGCCGCCGGGCTGGAAGCCGGGCTCGAAAGCCGCACTCGCACCGCAACTTCCGGATTTCGCGGCCATCGTGGCGGAGAAGAAGCCGACCGACGATGCGCAGAGCGCGCCGAAATCGACGGTGCAGCAGTTGAAGGAGACGTTCTTCGACTGGTCTTTGTACCGCAAGGCATTTCCCGATCTGTTCAAGACCGGTCTGCCGAATACCCTGATCCTGGCGCTGGTTTCGGGCGTCCTCGGCACTGTCCTCGGCATGTTGCTCGCGGTCGCCGGCATCTCCCGGACCCGCTGGCTGCGCTGGCCCGCCCGGGTCTACACCGATATCTTCCGCGGCCTGCCCGCCGTGGTGATCATCCTGATCATCGGGCTCGGCATCGGCCCCGTGGTCCGCAGTATCACCGGCAACAACCCGTACTGGCTGGGCGCGATCGCACTGGCTCTGCTCGCCTCGGCCTATATCGGTGAGATCTTTCGCTCCGGTATCCAGTCGGTCGAGGCCGGTCAGCTGGAGGCGGCCCGCGCCATCGGCTTCGGCTACCGCCAGGCAATGACGCTGGTGGTGATCCCGCAGGGCGTGCGCCGGGTGCTGCCCGCGCTGATGAACCAGTTCATCGCGTTGATCAAGGATTCGTCGCTGATCTACTTCCTCGGCCTGCTCGCCACCCAGCGCGAATTGTTCGCGGTCGGGCGAGATCTCAACGCGCAGACCGGAAATCTCTCCCCACTGGTCGCCGCGGGCCTGGTCTATCTGCTGCTGACCATCCCGCTCACGCACCTGGTGAACTACATCGACCACCGGATGCGCACCGGTCGGCCCGACCAGCCCATCGACCAGGTCGAGGCGGCCACGATCACGGAAGGGCGCGGATAA
- a CDS encoding amino acid ABC transporter ATP-binding protein translates to MSASLTGTGLQLRLGNNQVLRGVDIHVDAGKTTTVIGPSGSGKSTLLRVLNRLYEPDQGDVLLDGESVLKQDPDRLRQRIGMVFQHFNLFPHKTVADNVALGPRKLRGLSKEQARALAIEQLEVVGLADKADARPSNLSGGQQQRVAIARALAMQPEIMFFDEATSALDPELVKGILALMAELATKGMSMIVVTHEMGFARSVSDSVLFMDAGQVVETGTPDALFDNPRTPRLQRFLSQVL, encoded by the coding sequence ATGAGTGCCTCCCTCACCGGTACCGGTCTGCAGCTGCGGCTGGGCAACAACCAGGTGCTGCGCGGTGTCGACATCCACGTCGACGCGGGCAAGACCACTACCGTCATCGGGCCGTCCGGCTCGGGCAAGTCGACGCTGCTGCGCGTGCTGAACCGCCTCTACGAACCCGATCAGGGCGATGTGCTGCTGGACGGCGAATCGGTGCTGAAGCAGGATCCCGACCGGCTGCGCCAGCGCATCGGCATGGTCTTCCAGCACTTCAACCTGTTCCCGCACAAGACGGTCGCCGACAATGTCGCGCTCGGTCCGCGCAAGCTGCGCGGGCTGTCGAAGGAGCAGGCCAGGGCGCTGGCCATCGAGCAACTCGAGGTCGTCGGGCTGGCCGATAAGGCCGATGCGCGACCGTCGAACCTGTCCGGCGGGCAGCAGCAGCGGGTGGCGATCGCGCGTGCGCTGGCCATGCAGCCCGAGATCATGTTCTTCGACGAGGCCACCTCGGCGCTGGATCCGGAGCTGGTGAAGGGCATCCTCGCGCTGATGGCCGAGCTGGCGACCAAGGGTATGTCGATGATCGTGGTGACCCATGAAATGGGTTTCGCGCGCAGTGTTTCCGACAGCGTGCTGTTCATGGACGCCGGTCAGGTCGTCGAAACCGGGACCCCGGACGCGCTGTTCGACAACCCGCGGACGCCACGTCTGCAGCGTTTTCTTTCGCAGGTTCTGTGA
- a CDS encoding GNAT family N-acetyltransferase translates to MGDNVGDVEIRLLTAADWQAFRDIRLRALADAPAAFGSTLESAQARTERDWRELLAGRAQFLASVDGVDVGTAAGLDDPERAGAHLISMWVAGPARGTGVSDLLLRAVIDWAVGVGHQKVWLEVAMGNVAAEQLYLRQGFVRTGVEGLVAPGDPRPEFEMLLEL, encoded by the coding sequence GTGGGTGACAATGTGGGCGACGTCGAAATTCGGTTGTTGACAGCTGCGGACTGGCAGGCGTTCCGCGACATTCGACTGCGGGCGTTGGCGGATGCGCCGGCGGCCTTCGGGTCGACACTCGAGTCGGCGCAGGCCAGGACGGAACGGGATTGGCGGGAACTGCTGGCGGGGCGGGCGCAGTTTCTGGCGAGTGTCGATGGGGTCGACGTGGGGACCGCCGCCGGGTTGGATGATCCCGAACGGGCTGGAGCGCATCTGATTTCGATGTGGGTCGCCGGGCCGGCCCGTGGTACCGGGGTGTCGGACCTGCTGCTGCGTGCGGTGATCGATTGGGCTGTCGGCGTGGGACATCAAAAGGTCTGGCTCGAGGTTGCGATGGGCAATGTCGCGGCGGAGCAGTTATATTTGCGTCAGGGGTTCGTACGAACCGGGGTTGAGGGGCTGGTCGCGCCCGGCGATCCGCGGCCGGAATTCGAGATGTTGTTGGAGCTGTGA
- a CDS encoding DUF998 domain-containing protein, giving the protein MTRRKTGAALLILASSYYLVESIVAARWPAPPGYSWSRNMISDLGVPECLGDAPSGRFICSPWHALMSAEFVLLGIWVLAAAILLKPLLPKTPLAEAITYLALINCLGNVLVGVFPGSASEAPDGSHLRVVLHPTGAYLELFAGIAIMAIIARLYRAHRGYTAFTLAMLGASFVGMIASVTSSPLGAGAAERLAIDPFVWWRIVTGVVVLAAAGRPATR; this is encoded by the coding sequence ATGACCCGCCGGAAAACCGGTGCGGCACTGCTCATTCTGGCGAGCTCGTACTACCTCGTCGAGTCGATCGTGGCCGCCCGCTGGCCTGCGCCACCCGGCTACAGCTGGTCCCGCAACATGATCAGCGACCTCGGTGTGCCCGAATGCCTTGGCGACGCTCCGAGCGGGAGGTTCATCTGCTCGCCGTGGCATGCGCTGATGTCCGCCGAATTCGTGCTGCTCGGCATCTGGGTGCTGGCCGCCGCCATCCTGCTGAAACCGCTACTCCCGAAAACTCCACTGGCCGAGGCGATTACCTATCTGGCGCTGATCAACTGCCTCGGTAACGTCCTGGTCGGGGTCTTTCCCGGCAGTGCGAGCGAGGCTCCCGACGGCAGTCATCTTCGTGTGGTACTGCATCCGACCGGGGCGTATCTGGAACTGTTCGCCGGTATCGCGATCATGGCGATCATCGCCCGGTTGTATCGGGCGCACCGGGGTTACACAGCGTTCACGCTCGCAATGCTCGGCGCGAGCTTCGTCGGCATGATCGCCTCGGTGACCAGCTCACCTCTCGGCGCCGGTGCGGCCGAGCGTCTCGCCATCGATCCGTTCGTCTGGTGGCGAATCGTCACCGGTGTCGTCGTTCTCGCCGCGGCGGGGCGTCCGGCCACCCGCTGA
- a CDS encoding alpha/beta fold hydrolase, whose amino-acid sequence MIEATKISTDSGTFDVLTSGEPGGREVMLLHGFPESAIEWEFQLTALGGGGCYAVAPDQRGYSPGARPEQVADYRVEELVSDVAAIADQLDWQRFDLIGHDWGAYVAWAAAATMPERIRSLTAVSLPHPAAFLRAMTEDEDQAQRSQYFNLLRRPRVAERVLLADNASGLRQIFDWKIPEDRIDDYIYRLTQPEALTAALNWYRAMHLAEPTGPIQVPTLYVWSTEDTTVGSTAALATAAHVTAPYRFEMLEDISHWIPEQAPEALTRLIMEHLLTHRT is encoded by the coding sequence GTGATCGAGGCAACCAAGATCTCCACCGATAGCGGCACCTTCGATGTCCTCACCAGCGGCGAGCCCGGTGGTCGCGAGGTCATGCTGCTGCACGGCTTCCCGGAATCCGCTATCGAGTGGGAATTCCAGCTGACCGCACTCGGCGGCGGTGGCTGCTATGCCGTCGCCCCCGATCAGCGCGGTTATTCACCAGGTGCCCGCCCGGAGCAGGTCGCCGACTATCGCGTCGAGGAGTTGGTCAGCGATGTCGCCGCGATCGCCGACCAACTCGACTGGCAGCGCTTCGACCTCATCGGCCACGATTGGGGCGCCTACGTCGCTTGGGCCGCCGCGGCCACCATGCCCGAACGCATCCGCAGCCTGACCGCCGTCTCGCTGCCGCATCCCGCCGCATTCCTCCGGGCCATGACCGAGGACGAGGACCAGGCACAGCGATCCCAGTACTTCAACCTGCTCCGCCGCCCCCGGGTCGCCGAGCGAGTGCTGCTGGCCGACAACGCATCCGGGCTCCGCCAGATCTTCGACTGGAAGATTCCGGAGGACCGCATCGACGACTACATCTACCGCCTCACCCAACCCGAGGCCCTCACCGCCGCCCTGAATTGGTACCGCGCAATGCATCTCGCCGAACCAACCGGCCCGATCCAGGTCCCCACCCTCTACGTCTGGAGCACCGAGGACACCACCGTAGGCTCCACCGCCGCCCTCGCCACCGCGGCCCACGTCACCGCCCCCTACCGCTTCGAAATGCTCGAAGACATCTCCCACTGGATCCCCGAGCAGGCCCCCGAAGCCCTGACCCGCCTCATCATGGAACACCTCCTCACCCACCGCACCTAG
- a CDS encoding TetR family transcriptional regulator — protein MNSPQPLRARQRAQLVNEVRGAALRLFAERGFDAVTVDDIAAAAGISKSTFFRIVASKDILLIDPLLEGISAIVAALDARPSTENVNEALIAATVAAMTAAQSAEIDLWRAAIRTAPQLISRVTLVSQDDQATLIELVAHRMGTNHNPAADPRPGLLVTITLAASEYVFRNWITNDRPEDMSLPRQVENALRMVLLTPDWTESRDQHPTTT, from the coding sequence TTGAACTCGCCACAGCCATTGCGCGCACGCCAGCGCGCGCAATTGGTCAACGAGGTACGCGGCGCGGCGCTGCGACTGTTCGCCGAACGCGGATTCGACGCCGTCACCGTCGATGACATCGCCGCCGCGGCCGGGATCTCGAAGAGCACCTTCTTCCGCATCGTCGCCAGCAAGGACATCCTGCTGATCGACCCCCTGCTGGAGGGCATCTCCGCGATCGTGGCGGCCCTCGATGCCCGGCCCTCCACCGAGAACGTCAATGAAGCCCTGATAGCGGCCACGGTGGCCGCCATGACCGCCGCGCAGAGCGCCGAGATCGACCTGTGGCGCGCGGCCATCCGGACGGCGCCGCAGCTGATCAGCCGAGTTACCCTCGTCAGCCAAGACGATCAAGCCACGCTGATCGAACTTGTCGCTCACCGCATGGGGACCAACCACAACCCCGCGGCAGACCCTCGCCCCGGCCTGCTCGTCACCATCACCCTCGCCGCCAGCGAGTACGTCTTCCGGAACTGGATCACCAACGACCGCCCCGAGGACATGTCACTACCACGACAAGTCGAGAACGCCCTACGCATGGTCCTGCTCACCCCCGACTGGACCGAGTCGCGAGACCAGCATCCGACAACGACCTAG
- a CDS encoding NAD(P)H-dependent amine dehydrogenase family protein, with protein MPWKVIQWATGSVGRAAIECIQRHPDLELVGCWVHSQDKNGRDVGDLIGTAPIGVRATSSVEDILATDADAVVYAPLLPVPNEVEALLRSGKNVITPVGWFYPDDDDAQSLRAACAEAQVTLHGTGIDPGGVTEIFPLMMTAMSSAVTFVRGEEFSDIRSYSAPDVIRHIMLFGATPEEAVNGPMLSLLDDGFRQSVHMILETLGINKDDAEIRGSHGYAVATAPIDSPIGQIAPGLVAAQRFHWEASVGGDVVVRIGVNWLMGEDNLDPPWSFGAAGQRFEMEVKGDPDSYVVIHGWHADSIEAGLARNDGIVATAAHLVNSIPYVCAAPAGIQTAVDLPMVAGRAHPKFLKRH; from the coding sequence ATGCCGTGGAAAGTCATTCAGTGGGCGACCGGTTCGGTCGGTCGTGCTGCGATCGAATGCATCCAACGTCACCCTGATCTGGAGTTGGTCGGGTGCTGGGTGCACTCGCAAGATAAGAACGGTCGCGATGTCGGCGACCTCATCGGCACGGCCCCGATCGGGGTACGCGCCACCTCGAGTGTCGAGGACATCCTGGCCACCGACGCCGATGCCGTGGTCTACGCGCCGCTGCTGCCGGTTCCGAACGAAGTGGAGGCGTTGCTGCGTTCGGGCAAGAACGTCATCACCCCGGTCGGCTGGTTCTATCCCGACGACGACGACGCTCAGTCGCTGCGGGCGGCCTGCGCCGAAGCACAGGTCACCCTGCACGGAACAGGCATCGATCCCGGCGGAGTCACCGAGATCTTCCCGTTGATGATGACGGCGATGTCCTCGGCGGTGACGTTCGTTCGCGGCGAGGAATTCTCCGATATCCGCAGCTACAGCGCCCCGGATGTGATCCGCCACATCATGCTGTTCGGCGCAACACCCGAAGAAGCAGTCAACGGGCCCATGCTGTCGCTGCTCGACGACGGCTTCCGCCAGTCGGTCCATATGATCCTGGAAACCCTCGGCATCAACAAAGATGACGCCGAGATCCGCGGCAGCCACGGCTACGCAGTCGCCACGGCGCCCATCGATTCCCCCATTGGACAGATCGCACCCGGCCTGGTCGCCGCGCAGCGCTTCCACTGGGAGGCATCGGTCGGCGGCGACGTCGTCGTCCGTATCGGCGTGAACTGGCTGATGGGCGAAGACAACCTCGACCCGCCCTGGAGCTTCGGCGCCGCAGGACAACGCTTCGAAATGGAGGTCAAAGGCGACCCCGACAGTTACGTGGTGATCCACGGCTGGCACGCCGACTCGATCGAAGCCGGACTGGCCCGCAACGACGGAATTGTCGCCACGGCCGCCCATCTGGTCAACTCGATACCCTACGTGTGTGCCGCACCGGCCGGCATCCAAACCGCCGTCGACCTGCCGATGGTCGCCGGTCGCGCACACCCGAAGTTTCTGAAACGACACTGA